Sequence from the Nitrincola iocasae genome:
GCTTGATGACGGTTGAACAAAAATTAAATATTGCTGTCGAAAAGCAGTATGAACTGGAAAATCGTGATCCGGGTGTGCTCGCTTACAATCAAGCGGCGCGTTTAATGGAGATGGGGGCTGGTGTTGAGGATTTAGTGCGCTCCTGTGGAATCGGCCGCCCGGAAGCTGAACTGATGGCCCTGTTACATCGAGAGCTGCGGGATGAGCATTCGCTTACCCACAAGCATTGATGTTTAAACCAGTAAAGCATTTCTATTGACTATTTTCTTGCTTATTCATCACGTATAATTATGGCCTTTTATCGACCT
This genomic interval carries:
- a CDS encoding DUF2802 domain-containing protein produces the protein MENWSDSSYLWIALLLMAVLCLVSISIALVIWHRVRRQEKRYQVLINVLRNEIQGMTGSSIGMGKRLMTVEQKLNIAVEKQYELENRDPGVLAYNQAARLMEMGAGVEDLVRSCGIGRPEAELMALLHRELRDEHSLTHKH